The following is a genomic window from Citrifermentans bemidjiense Bem.
CTCTCTGACCGATAGTGAACCAGTACCGTGAGGGAAAGGTGAAAAGTACTCCAATGAGGAGGGTGAAATAGAACCTGAAACCGTATGCCTACAAGCAGTGGGAGCACTATGGAGCAATCCAGTGTGACCGCGTGCCTTTTGCATAATGAGTCAGCGAGTTACCCTCAGCAGCGAGGTTAAGTTCATAGAACGGAGCCGCAGCGAAAGCGAGTCTTAATAGGGCGAATTAGTTGCTGGGGGTAGACCCGAAACCGGGTGATCTATCCATGTCCAGGGTGAAAGGAAGGTAACACTTCGTGGAGGCCCGAACCCACTGGCGTTGAAAAGCCAGGGGATGAGGTGTGGATAGGAGTGAAAGGCTAATCAAACTCGGAGATAGCTGGTTCTCCCCGAAATATATTTAGGTATAGCCTCGCAAAGTAAGTAACGGGGGTAGAGCACTGGATGGGCTAGGGGTCTTACCGGATTACCAAACCTAACCAAACTCCGAATACCGTTAACTGTTATTGCGGGAGTCAGACTGCGGGTGATAAGATCCGCGGTCGAAAGGGAAAGAGCCCAGACCGCCAGCTAAGGTCCCAAAATCTACGCTAAGTGGAAAACGATGTGGAAATGCCCAGACAACCAGGAGGTTGGCTTAGAAGCAGCCACCCTTTAAAGAAAGCGTAATAGCTCACTGGTCGAGTGGGTCTGCGCGGAAAATGTAACGGGGCTAAGCGTAGTACCGAAGCTGCGGATTGGATCCTTAAGGATCCAGTGGTAGGGGAGCATTGTGTAAGCCTGCGAAGGTCGACCGTGAGGACGGCTGGAGGTATCACAAGAGATTATGCTGACATGAGTAGCGAAAAACAAGGTGAGAAACCTTGTCACCGAAAACCCAAGGTTTCCTACGTAAAGGTAATCTGCGTAGGGTTAGTCGGTCCCTAAGGCGAGGCCGAAAGGCGTAGTTGATGGGAAACGGGTTAATATTCCCGTACCACCTGTTGTTGCGATGGGGGGACGGAGTAGGGTAGACGATCCAGGCGCTGGTAGTCCTGGTTTAAGGTCGTAGGCGGGAGAAGGAGGCAAATCCCTTTCTCCATTCAACGCTGAGAGCTGATGACGAGGGGGTATCCCCATAAAGTCGTTGATCCCATGCTTCCAAGAAAAGCCTCTAAGCTTCAGACAGCAGGTGACCGTACCGTAAACCGACTCAGGTGGGTGAGGATAAATGTCCTAAGGTGCTTGAGAGAACACTGGTTAAGGAACTCGGCAAAATGATACCGTAACTTCGGGAGAAGGTATGCCCTTTTGGGTGAAGAGACTTGCTCTCTTAGCTTGGGAGGGTCGCAGAGAAATGGCGGTAGCGACTGTTTACTAAAAACATAGGACTCTGCAAAGTCGCAAGACGACGTATAGGGTCTGACGCCTGCCCGGTGCCGGAAGGTTAAGGGGATTTGTTAGCCGCAAGGTGAAGCTTTGAACCGAAGCCCCGGTAAACGGCGGCCGTAACTATAACGGTCCTAAGGTAGCGAAATTCCTTGTCGGGTAAGTTCCGACCTGCACGAATGGCGTAACGATTTCCGCGCTGTCTCAACCAGTGGCTCAGCGAAATTGAATTCTCGGTGAAGATGCCGAGTACCCGCAGAAAGACGGAAAGACCCCGTGCACCTTTACTACAGTTTGACAGTGACATTCGAATAAGCTTGTGTAGGATAGGTGGGAGACTTTGAAGCTGGGACGCTAGTCTCGGTGGAGTCATCCTTGAAATACCACCCTGGTTTGTTTGGATGTCTAACCCAGGTCCGTCATCCGGATCGGGGACACTGTCTGATGGGTAGTTTGACTGGGGCGGTCGCCTCCCAAAGAGTAACGGAGGCGCGCGAAGGTTCCCTCAGGCTGATTGGAAACCAGCCGTAGAGTGTAAAGGCATAAGGGAGCTTGACTGCGAGACCAACAAGTCGAGCAGGTACGAAAGTAGGTCTTAGTGATCCGGCGGTTCTGTATGGAAGGGCCGTCGCTCAACGGATAAAAGGTACGCCGGGGATAACAGGCTGATCTCCCCCAAGAGTTCACATCGACGGGGAGGTTTGGCACCTCGATGTCGGCTCATCGCATCCTGGGGCTGAAGTAGGTCCCAAGGGTTTGGCTGTTCGCCAATTAAAGCGGTACGCGAGCTGGGTTTAAAACGTCGTGAGACAGTTTGGTCCCTATCTTCTGTGGGCGTAGGATACTTGAGAAGAGTTGACCTTAGTACGAGAGGACCGGGTTGAACGTACCTCTGGTGTTCCAGTTGTTCCGCCAGGAGCAGTCGCTGGGTAGCTATGTACGGAAAGGATAACCGCTGAAAGCATCTAAGCGGGAAGCCTCCTTCAAGATTAGGTATCCCTGGGAGCAATCCCCTAAAGGCCCGTTGTAGACCACAACGTTGATAGGCCGGGTGTGTAAGTGCAGTAATGCATTCAGCTGACCGGTACTAATCGGCCGTGAGGCTTGACCATAAAAAATTCTTAGAGAGGGGGGTGGGACTCCCACCCCCCGATCATAAACTGCTAGCAACCAAAACCTACAAATCACGAAGATGCAATTGTGGAGAAATATATTGCTAGAGCCGTAAAGGTTCGAGCTAAGAGTTTCTCTGTGGCTATGCCGAGAGGGTCACACCCGTTCCCATCCCGAACACGGAAGTTAAGCCTCTCTGGGCCGATGGTACTGCACTGGTAACGGTGTGGGAGAGTAGGTCGCCGCAGGGAATTTAATAAAAAAGCCCCGTCAGAATATCCTGACGGGGCTTTTTCGCGCCTGGGCTCGACCCTTTTCCCAATGCCGCTATGCCTGCCTCTGTGCCACCGGGCAGTTGGCAGCAGGCCCGAAGATGGTACCGAAGTTAAAATAGGAATCTCTGAAACAGTGCCCTGCCTTACTCTGGCACTCCTCAAGTTTGTCGCAGTCGTAACAAGCAGACCCCTTGAACTTCTCCCTGGAAGGATAGGCGAAGTTCAGCAGGCATTCACTATTCCACACTTCAAGCAGAGACTGGGTCGATACGTCCCCCACAAAGAATGACTCATCCTGTGGCACCGTATCACAAAGGACCACTTTCCCATCCGGAGTTACCGTCATACTGGTACGGCCGCCGGCACACTGCGTCCGACTTTTCCAGTAGCTGATCTTACCGGAACTTTCGTCGCCTATGTCCACTGATATCTCGATCGGCCCAGGTTTGAATACCGATGCCGATTCCATGCACTGTTCGGCGCCTGGCGCGGGACCAATACCGCTTGTGCTAAGGCTGATCTCCGGAAAGTCGGATCTTGCCTTTTGGCACTGTTGGGCAATTGAAAACTTGTCATGGCTGCTCAAAGATAAGTTGCCGTTATGTTTATGATAAACTTTCGCGTAGGCCGCGACTGTTATCTGCGTAACTCCCATCTCTACCAGCTGTTTGATCCATGGATATATTCGCGAGGCATTGACCGGCGTAGCCACGGCTTTGACTCGAAAGTTGAACCCTCGTGCTTTCAGATTCCTGATGCTTTGGACTGATTTGCTGACATGACCGCTTTTGTGAGCTGGTCCTTCGTCCGGCCCGTCGATGGTCAGCTGTATCTCGCGCAGATACTGATTGATGGGATTGGTCATTCCTACTTCTACCAACCGTTCCGCGATTTCTTCTGTGATGCAGCATTTAGTCGGAAGCTGGAACAGCATATCCTTTGCGATTAGCTCGCCGATCAGTGCTAAGGCTTCCTTTCTGTATAGCGGATCTCCCCCGGAAAGAGTCACCTGCTCTATACCCAGGGATTTGGCTTCCCCTATGATCTCCTTCCATCGCTTTGCAGGGAGCAATGTGTTCTCCGGCAGGTAGCGACGCTGCGCTTGACAATAGCTGCAGTTGGTCTCGCATTCGTTTGAGAACATCAGGTTCAACGACAGCGGTGCTGCCGGCCTTTTCTGCTCCTGCGGCCCCGACATGTTAGAGGCGAACCGCAACGGGTCCATTTTGACCGCGAAGGGCTCGAGTTCGGGTGTCATGTCAACTACGGCGTCACATTCCTTATTTGTGGCAAGGATCACTTTGGTAACGAATTCTTTTGCAGCTTCGAGATTCTCAAAACCTTGGGCGTACTGGACGATCAGGCACAGGTGCCTGAAGGCGAGCCGTCCGTCCATGAGGGAAAGCGTCGCTCCCACTAACGGTGAAACCAGGGAATAGTCGCTTTGTTCAGCTGCATATCTGCAGAGTAAAGTCCAGTCTCCGTTTCGTTTTAGCCGCCAGTAGGGCGATATCACCGGCGTTGAAGTGTCTGTGATCTCGACATCCTTGCCCAGCACGGAACATTGCAGTTGCATGTGGTTCCTCCTTGCCTGCTGCAGCATCTACTTTTCACTCTAGGCGAGCTGAAAAGGGTGGAATATGCGCACGAACGCACACCAGTCTATAACAAGG
Proteins encoded in this region:
- a CDS encoding radical SAM/SPASM domain-containing protein, with product MQLQCSVLGKDVEITDTSTPVISPYWRLKRNGDWTLLCRYAAEQSDYSLVSPLVGATLSLMDGRLAFRHLCLIVQYAQGFENLEAAKEFVTKVILATNKECDAVVDMTPELEPFAVKMDPLRFASNMSGPQEQKRPAAPLSLNLMFSNECETNCSYCQAQRRYLPENTLLPAKRWKEIIGEAKSLGIEQVTLSGGDPLYRKEALALIGELIAKDMLFQLPTKCCITEEIAERLVEVGMTNPINQYLREIQLTIDGPDEGPAHKSGHVSKSVQSIRNLKARGFNFRVKAVATPVNASRIYPWIKQLVEMGVTQITVAAYAKVYHKHNGNLSLSSHDKFSIAQQCQKARSDFPEISLSTSGIGPAPGAEQCMESASVFKPGPIEISVDIGDESSGKISYWKSRTQCAGGRTSMTVTPDGKVVLCDTVPQDESFFVGDVSTQSLLEVWNSECLLNFAYPSREKFKGSACYDCDKLEECQSKAGHCFRDSYFNFGTIFGPAANCPVAQRQA